In the genome of bacterium, the window CGAACCCCACGCCGCCGAGCACGAGCGGGGCCGCGAGCGCAGGGGCACGGCGCCCCACGTCGGGATTCACGAACACGGCGGCGGCGACGACCACGACGGCCTGGAGGACAATGATGAGCACGAGGTTGGCGGCGCACTTGCCGAGGAACACCTCAGCACGACCGACGGGCGTCAGCAGGATCCCCCGGAGGGCGTCCCGCTCCTGCTCGATCGCATGCGACCGAGCCAGGCCGAGCGTCGCCCCGAACGCGACCGTCACCCACAAGATCGCGGGGGTCACGACCGCAGCCGCGCTCGGATCGGCCCCGACGGCGAGCCCCAGGATGACGACGGTGAGAAACGCGACGAGGCTCATCGAGCTCAGCAGCTCTCGCGTGCGTGCCTCGACGACGAGGTCCTTCCACGCCAGCAACACAACGGCCCTCACGGGTCCGGCTCCACACCGGCGGCGTCCCGGTACCACGTCTCGAATGCCGCCGTGTCCAGTCCCGCAAGCGGTCGGGGCGGGCCGAGGCGCCCGTGCACGAGGACGCGCGCCTGTTCGGCGACGCGGAACGCCTCCGCCGCGTGATGCGTGGTCACGATGAGCGCGCCACCCTGCGCGCGAAACTCGCCGAGGAACCCGGTGAGCCGGCTCGCGGCGTCGGGATCGAGGCCGGCAAGCGCCTCGTCGAGCAACAACACCGTCGGCTGGTGCACCAGCGCCCGCGCGAGCGCCGCCCGCTGCAGCAGTCCCCGCGACAGGCTGCGCACCGGGTCGTCGCGACGACCGAGCCCGACAAGGTCACACGCCCAGATCGCGCGCTCCCGCACGTCCCGCACCCCGTA includes:
- a CDS encoding heme exporter protein CcmB — its product is MRAVVLLAWKDLVVEARTRELLSSMSLVAFLTVVILGLAVGADPSAAAVVTPAILWVTVAFGATLGLARSHAIEQERDALRGILLTPVGRAEVFLGKCAANLVLIIVLQAVVVVAAAVFVNPDVGRRAPALAAPLVLGGVGFAAVGTLLGAMTATTRLREVLLPILLLPVVLPVIIVSLAGVGLALAGAGFDALLGPIKLLTAYDIIFVLLGAWLFEYVVAD
- a CDS encoding ATP-binding cassette domain-containing protein — translated: YGVRDVRERAIWACDLVGLGRRDDPVRSLSRGLLQRAALARALVHQPTVLLLDEALAGLDPDAASRLTGFLGEFRAQGGALIVTTHHAAEAFRVAEQARVLVHGRLGPPRPLAGLDTAAFETWYRDAAGVEPDP